A genomic window from Nicotiana sylvestris chromosome 11, ASM39365v2, whole genome shotgun sequence includes:
- the LOC104229216 gene encoding interactor of constitutive active ROPs 3-like isoform X1: MQTPKARNSSSEVPQKKSPRGNTTEVPLKISPRAVRSREAPQKISPRAASQDVPQKISPRVARRLKTGALDSDSVSSPHGNSRTPKERRPKVTEQKSPKSLESEKKCPSRVSELESQITQLKNDLKGKISSSEACKKQAEVEAEGSKEHCTILSAELDQSPKQLLEQPSSENPTLCSELETIQKQHSVDSAALTSALIEIKELKAQLETVAESEVTKTKNAEAAQTELQNLKQNLADTLSLMEDMKKQLKDSKDSEAQAQALVTETLLQLESAKKTVETLRSDGNKVMEAYNTISSELDQSRARANLLEDVVCKLQTDASNVGETEIVEVDESKETIEAELSSLKSEVERLRADLVAAEIKYNEEKTRSTLEIRSAYELVEQIKEMSRQREDELQGDLQKFKTQIDELKANLMDKETELQGICEENENLTMKLENAKSGKGENELEKELQRSRLDIENLKANLMDKETELQNILEENEILKLETNKKESNRGKVKDEVAAELEGAKTAEREAQMKLGYMKEEVDKSNRRVARVTEQLDAAQASNAEMEAELRKLKVQSNQWRKAAEVATAMLSNGNNGKFMERTGSMDSHYSPGKISSPYFEDMDEDLMKRKNPNVLKRIGELWKKPMK, from the exons ATGCAGACCCCAAAAGCAAG AAACAGTTCCTCTGAAGTGCCACAAAAGAAATCGCCACGAGGCAATACCACGGAAGTGCCTCTAAAGATCTCTCCGCGAGCTGTGAGATCTCGAGAAGCTCCTCAAAAGATTTCACCTCGAGCGGCTTCTCAAGATGTGCCCCAAAAGATTTCGCCCAGAGTTGCGCGCCGCCTGAAGACGGGTGCACTAGATTCTGACTCTGTATCTTCTCCTCATGGTAATAGTAGGACACCAAAAGAGAGAAGGCCTAAAGTCACTGAGCAGAAGTCTCCCAAAAGTTTGGAGTCAGAg AAGAAGTGTCCGAGCAGGGTATCTGAATTGGAGTCCCAAATCACTCAGCTAAAAAATGATCTTAAGGGAAAGATAAGCTCGTCAGAAGCATGCAAAAAGCAAGCTGAAGTAGAGGCCGAGGGGTCGAAGGAACACTGTACAATATTATCCGCGGAACTGGATCAGTCCCCGAAACAGCTTTTGGAGCAACCTTCTTCTGAGAATCCGACATTGTGTTCAGAACTTGAGACAATCCAAAAACAGCACTCGGTTGACTCAGCTGCATTGACTTCTGCCTTGATTGAGATCAAAGAACTAAAGGCTCAGCTTGAGACTGTTGCTGAATCCGAGGTTACCAAAACAAAGAACGCGGAAGCAGCACAAACTGAGCTCCAAAACTTGAAACAAAACCTGGCGGATACTCTTTCGCTTATGGAAGACATGAAGAAACAACTAAAGGATAGCAAAGATTCAGAAGCTCAAGCTCAAGCACTTGTTACTGAAACTCTGTTGCAACTGGAATCAGCAAAGAAGACTGTAGAGACCCTCAGGTCCGACGGTAATAAAGTTATGGAGGCATACAACACTATATCTTCTGAGTTGGATCAGTCGAGGGCACGTGCAAATTTGTTGGAAGACGTTGTTTGCAAACTCCAAACTGATGCTAGCAATGTTGGTGAAACTGAAATTGTCGAAGTTGATGAAAGTAAGGAAACAATTGAGGCGGAACTGTCTTCTCTGAAATCGGAAGTTGAACGTCTGAGAGCTGATCTGGTAGCAGCTGAAATCAAATACAACGAAGAAAAAACTCGAAGCACACTTGAAATTAGAAGTGCGTATGAGTTGGTGGAGCAAATCAAGGAAATGTCGAGGCAAAGGGAAGATGAGCTGCAGGGAGATTTACAGAAGTTCAAAACACAAATAGATGAGTTGAAGGCAAATTTAATGGATAAAGAAACTGAATTGCAGGGTATTTGCGAGGAGAATGAGAATCTTACCATGAAACTAGAGAATGCCAAATCTGGAAAAGGAGAAAATGAACTTGAAAAGGAGCTTCAGAGATCAAGACTTGATATTGAAAATCTGAAGGCAAATTTGATGGACAAGGAAACCGAACTGCAGAATATTTTAGAGGAAAATGAGATCCTGAAACTAGAAACTAACAAAAAGGAAAGCAATAGAGGTAAAGTGAAGGATGAAGTTGCTGCTGAACTAGAGGGCGCAAAGACTGCAGAGCGAGAAGCTCAGATGAAGCTCGGGTATATGAAAGAGGAAGTTGATAAGAGTAACCGGCGGGTAGCTAGGGTAACTGAGCAGTTGGATGCAGCTCAAGCTTCCAATGCAGAAATGGAAGCCGAACTAAGGAAGCTAAAGGTTCAGTCTAACCAATGGAGAAAAGCTGCAGAAGTTGCGACTGCTATGTTATCAAATGGCAATAACGGGAAATTCATGGAAAGAACTGGATCAATGGATAGTCATTACAGTCCCGGCAAGATTAGCTCACCTTACTTCgaggacatggatgaagatttaatGAAGAGAAAAAATCCAAACGTGCTTAAAAGGATCGGGGAGTTATGGAAGAAGCCAATGAAATAG
- the LOC104229216 gene encoding interactor of constitutive active ROPs 3-like isoform X2, with product MKGNSSSEVPQKKSPRGNTTEVPLKISPRAVRSREAPQKISPRAASQDVPQKISPRVARRLKTGALDSDSVSSPHGNSRTPKERRPKVTEQKSPKSLESEKKCPSRVSELESQITQLKNDLKGKISSSEACKKQAEVEAEGSKEHCTILSAELDQSPKQLLEQPSSENPTLCSELETIQKQHSVDSAALTSALIEIKELKAQLETVAESEVTKTKNAEAAQTELQNLKQNLADTLSLMEDMKKQLKDSKDSEAQAQALVTETLLQLESAKKTVETLRSDGNKVMEAYNTISSELDQSRARANLLEDVVCKLQTDASNVGETEIVEVDESKETIEAELSSLKSEVERLRADLVAAEIKYNEEKTRSTLEIRSAYELVEQIKEMSRQREDELQGDLQKFKTQIDELKANLMDKETELQGICEENENLTMKLENAKSGKGENELEKELQRSRLDIENLKANLMDKETELQNILEENEILKLETNKKESNRGKVKDEVAAELEGAKTAEREAQMKLGYMKEEVDKSNRRVARVTEQLDAAQASNAEMEAELRKLKVQSNQWRKAAEVATAMLSNGNNGKFMERTGSMDSHYSPGKISSPYFEDMDEDLMKRKNPNVLKRIGELWKKPMK from the exons ATGAAAGG AAACAGTTCCTCTGAAGTGCCACAAAAGAAATCGCCACGAGGCAATACCACGGAAGTGCCTCTAAAGATCTCTCCGCGAGCTGTGAGATCTCGAGAAGCTCCTCAAAAGATTTCACCTCGAGCGGCTTCTCAAGATGTGCCCCAAAAGATTTCGCCCAGAGTTGCGCGCCGCCTGAAGACGGGTGCACTAGATTCTGACTCTGTATCTTCTCCTCATGGTAATAGTAGGACACCAAAAGAGAGAAGGCCTAAAGTCACTGAGCAGAAGTCTCCCAAAAGTTTGGAGTCAGAg AAGAAGTGTCCGAGCAGGGTATCTGAATTGGAGTCCCAAATCACTCAGCTAAAAAATGATCTTAAGGGAAAGATAAGCTCGTCAGAAGCATGCAAAAAGCAAGCTGAAGTAGAGGCCGAGGGGTCGAAGGAACACTGTACAATATTATCCGCGGAACTGGATCAGTCCCCGAAACAGCTTTTGGAGCAACCTTCTTCTGAGAATCCGACATTGTGTTCAGAACTTGAGACAATCCAAAAACAGCACTCGGTTGACTCAGCTGCATTGACTTCTGCCTTGATTGAGATCAAAGAACTAAAGGCTCAGCTTGAGACTGTTGCTGAATCCGAGGTTACCAAAACAAAGAACGCGGAAGCAGCACAAACTGAGCTCCAAAACTTGAAACAAAACCTGGCGGATACTCTTTCGCTTATGGAAGACATGAAGAAACAACTAAAGGATAGCAAAGATTCAGAAGCTCAAGCTCAAGCACTTGTTACTGAAACTCTGTTGCAACTGGAATCAGCAAAGAAGACTGTAGAGACCCTCAGGTCCGACGGTAATAAAGTTATGGAGGCATACAACACTATATCTTCTGAGTTGGATCAGTCGAGGGCACGTGCAAATTTGTTGGAAGACGTTGTTTGCAAACTCCAAACTGATGCTAGCAATGTTGGTGAAACTGAAATTGTCGAAGTTGATGAAAGTAAGGAAACAATTGAGGCGGAACTGTCTTCTCTGAAATCGGAAGTTGAACGTCTGAGAGCTGATCTGGTAGCAGCTGAAATCAAATACAACGAAGAAAAAACTCGAAGCACACTTGAAATTAGAAGTGCGTATGAGTTGGTGGAGCAAATCAAGGAAATGTCGAGGCAAAGGGAAGATGAGCTGCAGGGAGATTTACAGAAGTTCAAAACACAAATAGATGAGTTGAAGGCAAATTTAATGGATAAAGAAACTGAATTGCAGGGTATTTGCGAGGAGAATGAGAATCTTACCATGAAACTAGAGAATGCCAAATCTGGAAAAGGAGAAAATGAACTTGAAAAGGAGCTTCAGAGATCAAGACTTGATATTGAAAATCTGAAGGCAAATTTGATGGACAAGGAAACCGAACTGCAGAATATTTTAGAGGAAAATGAGATCCTGAAACTAGAAACTAACAAAAAGGAAAGCAATAGAGGTAAAGTGAAGGATGAAGTTGCTGCTGAACTAGAGGGCGCAAAGACTGCAGAGCGAGAAGCTCAGATGAAGCTCGGGTATATGAAAGAGGAAGTTGATAAGAGTAACCGGCGGGTAGCTAGGGTAACTGAGCAGTTGGATGCAGCTCAAGCTTCCAATGCAGAAATGGAAGCCGAACTAAGGAAGCTAAAGGTTCAGTCTAACCAATGGAGAAAAGCTGCAGAAGTTGCGACTGCTATGTTATCAAATGGCAATAACGGGAAATTCATGGAAAGAACTGGATCAATGGATAGTCATTACAGTCCCGGCAAGATTAGCTCACCTTACTTCgaggacatggatgaagatttaatGAAGAGAAAAAATCCAAACGTGCTTAAAAGGATCGGGGAGTTATGGAAGAAGCCAATGAAATAG